GGCGTCGGAAGCGGAACAGGAAATCAAACTGAACCTTTAGAGCACAAAACATGCGCCTTGCCTCTTTGCTCATTCTCGCGGTCCTGCTGGCGCCGGCGCTGGCGGCCGAGCCGGCGGCGAACGGGGTCAAAAAACCGGCCCCCGCCGCCAGTGTGCCGGCACCACCACCGCCGCCGGAAAACTACAACCCGCCGGCGGCCCCCGAACTGCCGGACGCCGGCCAGCCGGAACCGGAAGTGACCATCACCACCAAGGGCACGGAAATCCACGAGGAGTACCGGCTGAACGGACGGCTCTACATGATCAAAGTGGTTCCGAAGAAGGGCAAGCCTTATTACCTCATCGATCAGGAAGGCAGCGGGCAATTCCGCCGCAGCGACTTCGAATCGCGCATTGCCATTCCCACCTGGGTGATCAAGCGCTTCTGATGTCCGCGCCGGCCGATGACAACGGCACGACAGGCTCCGGCCCCGCCCAGGCCGGAACCTGGATCGCCTGCGGCCAGCGCCTGGTGCGGCAGCAACCCTCCCTTTGGTACGGCATGGCGGCGGTGTATATCGTCCTCGGCTTCCTGCTGACGCTGATTCCCTTCATGGGCCACCTGCTGTTGATCCTGATCACGCCCATGCTGCTCGCCGGCGTGATCTGGGGCCGCGCGCACCCGAATCCCGCGGAACCGGAATCGGCGCCGCCGCTTTCCTCCGCCCAGGCCCTGTTGCAGACCTGGGTCGCCCAACCGACGCAGGAATTGCTGCGCATCTTCAGCCACGAGGGCAGGCTGTTCGGCGCGGTGCTGCTCGGCATCGTCACCCTCGGACTGGTGATGGCGGTAAAGATCGTCGGCTACCTGCTTATCGGCGGATCGATGATCTCCGGCCTGACGGCGGACTTGGCCGGCGGCACGCCGTTCATCACGTTCGCGGGCATGGTGCTGGTCGCGGGCCTGTCGGTGCTGCTCGGCATGGCGCTGCTTTACAGCGTGCCGCTCACGGTGCTGGGCAACCGTCAGCCGCTGGACGCAATTGCCGAAAGTTTTTCCGCCTGCCGTGAACATGCCAGACCCCTGCTGATTCTGGTCGCGCCGTTTTTCCTGGTCTATGTCGTCATCCTGGTGGCGTTCGCCAACTCCCACTGGCTGGGTTACCTGCTGACGGTCAGCATCGGCCTGCTGGCGCTGCCATTGTTCATCGCCGCGGTTTATTGCAGTTATCTCGCGCTGTTCCCGCCGGACCCTTCCAGCCCGCGGCGGTAATTCCGCCACCGGCCCGGTACAATGCCGGACGATGCGTGTACGCGTCTATCATGGCAAGGCATTGGCCGCCTATGGTTTCGGCCACGGTCATCCCTTCGGCCCCGACCGTCTCGGCGCCTTCTGGCAGGAAATGACCCGGCGCGGCCTCGACTGGCAATGCGACGTCGGCACGCCGGTCTCCTGCACCGAGGAAGATCTCGCGCTGTTTCATACCGCCGATTACATCGCGCGCGTCAAACGTCAGTCACAGACCGGCGAGGGATATCTCGACTTCGGCGACACCCCTGCCTTCCCCGGCGTATTCGAGGCGGCTTCCGTGGTGGTGGGTTCGGTGCTGGACGGGCTCAAGCATATTCTCGCGGGTGACTGCCGGCGCGTGTTCGTGCCCATCGCCGGGCTGCATCACGCGCGCCGTGACGGCGCCGCCGGCTTCTGCGTGTTCAACGACATCGGCGTGCTCATCGAGGCGCTGCGCCGGCGCCACGGCATCCGGCGCGTGGCCTACGTCGACATCGACGCGCATCACGGCGACGGCGTGTTCTACGGTTTCGAGGACGATCCTGATCTGATCTTCGCCGACATCCACGAGGACGGGCGCTATCTCTATCCCGGCACCGGCGCCGCCGCCGAAACCGGCACCGGCAAGGCAC
The DNA window shown above is from Sulfuricaulis limicola and carries:
- a CDS encoding DUF2782 domain-containing protein; its protein translation is MRLASLLILAVLLAPALAAEPAANGVKKPAPAASVPAPPPPPENYNPPAAPELPDAGQPEPEVTITTKGTEIHEEYRLNGRLYMIKVVPKKGKPYYLIDQEGSGQFRRSDFESRIAIPTWVIKRF
- a CDS encoding acetoin utilization protein AcuC — protein: MRVRVYHGKALAAYGFGHGHPFGPDRLGAFWQEMTRRGLDWQCDVGTPVSCTEEDLALFHTADYIARVKRQSQTGEGYLDFGDTPAFPGVFEAASVVVGSVLDGLKHILAGDCRRVFVPIAGLHHARRDGAAGFCVFNDIGVLIEALRRRHGIRRVAYVDIDAHHGDGVFYGFEDDPDLIFADIHEDGRYLYPGTGAAAETGTGKAQGTKLNIPMEPGADDAAFLRVWPRVEEFVRAGKPEFIILQAGADSLAGDPITHLRYTPAAHAHAAARLCALADELCQGRIIATGGGGYDRPNLARAWCAVVDAMLHAGVKTP